A window of Fuerstiella sp. contains these coding sequences:
- a CDS encoding DUF1501 domain-containing protein: MSVPNNPHAHHCSGPVSRRNFLEYGAVAGSGAGLADLLRARDAAASGNQSPQDTAVIFVWLAGGPPHMETYDMKPDAPSDYRGVFSPIETNVPGMDVCELLPMHTQVADRYNIIRSIRHDFADHGGGHKRFMTGRDPETPTGFVNDKPCVGSMASLALKGHRDTRGLPNYIVLGSSRVDSIDTFSFGSAYLGAHTHPFRISADPSRDDFAVQNVGVDKSMSDRLEDRVALLNGFDGMRRELDNVAMRQSMDVFNQRAVDMLTSPDVRSAFDITQEAPEVRERFGRHGWGQRAILARRLVERGVPWVTVVMENPYQSGVLMPKYGVYNWDSHAVNCHLFKDAEIRFPIYDRTVTAMIEDLYDRGLDRKVLLVVTGEFGRTPRITVRPGTQTKVNQPGRDHWPAAMSVLVSGGGMRTGQIIGSTNSLGEEPVQRAMTPNDLWATVFRHLGVDYTSTFPDYSGRPMHILPYGEPIAELI, translated from the coding sequence ATGTCAGTGCCCAACAACCCACACGCTCATCATTGTTCCGGTCCGGTATCCCGTCGCAATTTTCTGGAATACGGCGCCGTGGCAGGATCTGGTGCCGGTCTGGCCGATTTGTTGCGTGCCCGTGATGCTGCAGCTTCCGGCAACCAAAGTCCGCAGGATACTGCGGTGATTTTCGTGTGGCTGGCAGGCGGTCCTCCGCACATGGAAACGTACGATATGAAGCCGGATGCCCCGAGCGATTACCGGGGTGTGTTTTCTCCGATTGAGACAAATGTTCCCGGGATGGATGTCTGCGAACTGTTGCCAATGCACACGCAGGTTGCGGACCGCTACAACATCATTCGCTCCATTCGCCATGATTTTGCAGACCATGGTGGCGGGCACAAGCGATTTATGACAGGGCGCGATCCGGAAACACCAACTGGGTTTGTTAATGACAAACCCTGCGTGGGATCGATGGCTTCGCTAGCGCTTAAAGGACACCGTGATACACGAGGGCTGCCAAATTATATTGTGCTGGGAAGCAGTCGTGTAGACAGTATAGATACGTTCAGCTTTGGTTCGGCATATCTGGGTGCGCACACACACCCGTTCCGGATTTCAGCGGATCCCAGTCGTGACGACTTTGCAGTGCAGAACGTGGGTGTCGACAAGTCGATGTCCGATCGTCTGGAAGATCGCGTGGCGCTGCTGAACGGATTTGACGGCATGCGTCGCGAACTGGACAACGTGGCGATGAGACAGAGTATGGACGTATTCAATCAGCGCGCCGTAGATATGCTGACCTCCCCTGACGTCCGCAGTGCGTTTGATATTACTCAGGAAGCTCCGGAAGTCCGTGAGCGATTTGGTCGGCATGGATGGGGGCAGCGTGCCATCCTGGCGAGACGCCTGGTCGAACGCGGTGTGCCGTGGGTCACCGTTGTTATGGAGAATCCGTATCAGTCCGGTGTTTTGATGCCCAAATACGGGGTCTACAACTGGGATTCTCACGCGGTGAATTGTCACCTGTTCAAAGATGCTGAAATTCGATTTCCCATCTACGACCGCACGGTCACAGCCATGATCGAAGATCTGTACGACCGCGGACTCGACCGGAAAGTGTTGCTGGTGGTTACCGGTGAATTCGGTCGCACGCCGCGGATCACGGTCCGTCCAGGAACTCAGACCAAAGTCAATCAGCCTGGACGTGATCACTGGCCCGCTGCGATGAGTGTTTTGGTTTCCGGTGGGGGCATGAGGACAGGGCAAATCATTGGGTCCACCAACAGTCTGGGTGAGGAACCGGTTCAACGCGCCATGACCCCCAACGATCTGTGGGCCACCGTTTTTCGACATCTCGGTGTGGATTATACCAGCACATTCCCCGACTACAGTGGTCGACCGATGCACATCCTGCCCTACGGCGAGCCAATTGCTGAACTCATTTAA
- a CDS encoding DUF1549 and DUF1553 domain-containing protein yields the protein MNNSIGRHVTAALILAGLSAATIARLSAETPDTAPEIRYSEDVTAADRQFWSFQRLAPIRVPQTAKADRIRTPVDNFVLRRLENVDLSFSPDADPHTLLRRVYLDLTGLLPSPAEVDALLANAEAEGMDVAFDRLIDRLLSSSQFGERWGRHWLDVAGFVDVLGSDENATAIRMSPGKWKYRDYVIRAFNEDKPYDRFLTEQLAGDELVDWRASDVFTPEIKELLVATGFLRLAIDDTNQAVLDIPSNRHATIYDTLQMLGTSLLGITLQCAQCHSHKFDPIPQRDYYQLMSLLTPAYNPDHWVPLPERDLADISPQRRSRWQQENQVLDRQISALEEDKTAIVSPVELQILDRKLIQVPEGMRENVKQALLTPVAQRNQTQRKLAKSFEANVRPTDEEVQAEFTAEDRATVSDLTDRITQLQGRRRTWGVIQAMYDTGPPQTRHIYEGGSYEEKGDEVSPGFLTVLSQSGQVLSGEKSSRVQGETSGRRLALAEWVTRPDSAAGAMAARVMVNRIWQHLFGRGIVDTPGNLGMGGSPPTHPELIDWLAFEFIRSGWRIKPVIRMLMSSTVYRQASFRPSSFETSEIVATKIDPENKLLWRMRLRRLESEIIRDTILCASGKLDLSMGGPPLPQKVLAGEKFVVATEDLPADSSPFRRSVYLLCRRNYSLTFFSVFDHPMMATNCHQRNHSAGVLQSLTMLNDDFVMEQADAVARRIGLAGVRDVSEVIDLAYRLILVRQPTQQEFEWSEEFLHEHLEGYRTSEVAVEDPNRQALSGLCHVLLNSSQFLYIE from the coding sequence ATGAACAACAGTATTGGGAGACATGTCACAGCCGCGTTGATTCTTGCGGGTCTCTCTGCCGCAACAATTGCACGACTGTCCGCCGAAACACCCGATACGGCACCCGAAATTCGCTACTCGGAAGACGTGACTGCTGCGGACCGGCAATTCTGGTCGTTTCAACGCTTGGCGCCGATCCGGGTTCCGCAGACTGCAAAAGCGGATCGCATCAGAACTCCGGTTGACAATTTTGTCCTGCGACGACTTGAAAACGTGGATCTGAGCTTTTCACCGGATGCTGATCCCCACACCTTGTTGCGCAGGGTTTATCTGGATCTGACCGGACTTCTTCCCTCTCCTGCAGAAGTCGACGCTCTGCTGGCGAATGCGGAGGCAGAGGGGATGGATGTCGCTTTTGACCGGCTGATCGATCGTCTGCTGAGTTCGTCGCAGTTCGGGGAGCGCTGGGGACGGCACTGGCTGGATGTAGCGGGGTTTGTCGATGTTCTTGGTTCCGATGAGAATGCCACGGCAATCCGGATGTCTCCGGGGAAATGGAAGTACCGCGATTATGTGATCCGGGCGTTCAATGAGGACAAACCGTACGACCGCTTTTTGACTGAGCAGCTGGCCGGAGACGAACTGGTCGACTGGCGTGCCAGTGACGTTTTTACACCTGAAATCAAAGAGTTGCTGGTGGCAACCGGTTTTCTGCGGCTGGCGATCGATGATACCAATCAGGCAGTGCTCGATATTCCGTCCAATCGTCACGCCACAATTTACGACACCCTGCAAATGCTGGGCACCAGTCTGTTGGGGATCACGCTGCAGTGTGCTCAGTGTCACAGTCACAAATTCGATCCGATTCCTCAAAGAGATTATTACCAGTTGATGTCGCTGCTGACCCCGGCCTACAACCCTGATCACTGGGTCCCGCTGCCGGAACGGGATCTGGCTGACATTTCTCCTCAGCGCAGGTCCCGATGGCAGCAGGAAAACCAGGTGCTTGACCGCCAGATTTCAGCTCTGGAAGAGGACAAAACAGCGATTGTTAGTCCCGTTGAGCTCCAGATTCTGGACCGCAAACTCATTCAGGTTCCTGAGGGAATGCGGGAGAACGTCAAACAGGCTCTGCTGACGCCTGTCGCGCAGCGTAATCAAACCCAGCGCAAACTGGCCAAGAGTTTCGAGGCGAATGTCCGGCCGACAGATGAGGAAGTACAGGCGGAATTCACTGCGGAAGACAGAGCCACGGTATCGGACCTTACTGATCGTATCACTCAGCTTCAGGGCCGGCGACGTACCTGGGGAGTGATTCAGGCAATGTATGATACCGGGCCGCCGCAGACGCGTCACATCTACGAAGGTGGCAGCTATGAGGAAAAGGGTGACGAAGTGTCGCCTGGTTTTTTGACAGTCCTGTCACAGTCCGGGCAGGTGCTGTCGGGCGAAAAATCATCACGAGTCCAGGGGGAAACCAGTGGTCGGCGTCTGGCTCTGGCGGAATGGGTGACGAGGCCGGATTCTGCCGCGGGGGCAATGGCCGCCCGAGTAATGGTCAATCGAATCTGGCAGCACCTGTTCGGTCGGGGAATCGTGGATACACCGGGTAATTTGGGCATGGGCGGATCACCACCCACTCATCCTGAACTGATCGATTGGCTGGCGTTTGAGTTCATCCGCAGTGGTTGGCGGATCAAGCCCGTGATTCGAATGCTGATGTCATCAACCGTTTACCGCCAGGCTTCGTTTCGACCGTCGTCTTTTGAGACGTCTGAAATTGTGGCCACCAAAATTGATCCGGAGAACAAACTGCTGTGGCGAATGCGGCTGAGGCGACTGGAATCGGAAATCATTCGTGACACGATATTGTGTGCCAGTGGTAAGCTGGATCTCTCGATGGGCGGGCCACCGCTGCCTCAAAAGGTGTTAGCGGGTGAAAAATTTGTTGTGGCTACCGAAGATCTGCCGGCGGATTCGAGTCCATTCCGCCGAAGTGTTTATCTGCTCTGTCGACGAAACTACAGCCTCACCTTTTTTTCTGTTTTTGACCATCCCATGATGGCTACCAACTGCCACCAGCGAAACCACTCCGCCGGCGTACTGCAGTCCCTGACTATGTTGAACGATGATTTTGTTATGGAACAGGCCGATGCTGTTGCCAGGCGGATTGGCTTAGCCGGTGTGCGTGATGTCAGTGAGGTGATTGACCTTGCGTACCGACTGATTTTAGTCCGTCAGCCGACTCAACAGGAATTCGAATGGAGCGAAGAGTTCCTTCATGAGCACCTGGAAGGCTACCGAACGTCCGAAGTCGCAGTGGAAGACCCGAATCGCCAGGCTTTGTCCGGTTTGTGTCACGTGCTGCTCAATTCGAGTCAGTTTCTATACATCGAATGA